The genomic segment ATTATTCTATATTAGGTTCATGTTTGGCGGGATTATGGGGTTTGCCGGGATCAATTGCAGATGCGATTTCTTTTCATAAGTTTCCTTCAAGGTCTGAAAACAACTCTCTTGGCCCCTTGGTATTTGTCCATATTGCATATGCAATGTTGGAAAGATATAGTCTGCAGGAAGATAAGGATTGGTTTGATTGCTTGGATTACCAATATTTAACAAGTGTTTTGGATCTTAAAGAAACTAAGGGTTTAATCACCAAAGGAGAAACCTGGATCACTGAAAATATATGAGTTCAAAACCCTAACCCTTTTTTATTTTTAAGAATCGTTGATTTCAACTTTAAGAGGTTCTACAAGTTTGGTCAGCTTGGCATGATTTCTGATCAACTTTACCTCGACCCACGAAAGTTTTCTGCCTGAAGCAAGTAAAAGCTCACCATCAACAGTTTCCACATTAGATCTTAATATATGCCCTGCCTGGATTTCATCAACCGGAACAGAAATGATATCCCCTGGTTTTGAGGGCTCAATATTTTTTTTATTTTCAAGATAGACAATTACTTTTTCCAGGAGATCAGGGTCGTACCAACCATTTTTACTTTTCAATTCAAGAATAGCCTGATCCACGGGGACTCCTCCACCTTCTATATGGATTAAGTCCATAAGAATTTTAATTAACCTTGCCCCGAATATAATTTCTTGTCCCGATACAGAGTCTTGGGGAAATCCGGACCCATTATATCTCTTATTCTGATAGAGTATAATTTTCGAGACACGTTCAAGTCTTGGAATATTCCCCAGAAATTTGGCTCCAATTTCTGGAGTTAAACTGAGCATTTCCTCCTCCTCGGGTGAAATCCCTTCTCCTCTTTGAATTTTCAAGTTCAGCGCAGGAGGAATTCCCACATACCCTATCGT from the Nitrospinota bacterium genome contains:
- a CDS encoding response regulator; amino-acid sequence: MNSKILFVDDDPKILSAFRRNLREHFQVETILGAKPALEIIAKNDPFAVVVADMKMPGIDGVQFLAKVKKKAPDTTRIMLTGYVDQDTAINAVNEGNIFRFLCKPCSNKDLVNALEAGIELYRLKTAEKELLDQTLNGSINALTEILSIYHPEIFGHSKKLKDLIHGLAEFFNIPISWEMEVAGMLATIGYVGIPPALNLKIQRGEGISPEEEEMLSLTPEIGAKFLGNIPRLERVSKIILYQNKRYNGSGFPQDSVSGQEIIFGARLIKILMDLIHIEGGGVPVDQAILELKSKNGWYDPDLLEKVIVYLENKKNIEPSKPGDIISVPVDEIQAGHILRSNVETVDGELLLASGRKLSWVEVKLIRNHAKLTKLVEPLKVEINDS